In Microbacterium soli, a single window of DNA contains:
- a CDS encoding 3-hydroxyacyl-CoA dehydrogenase NAD-binding domain-containing protein: protein MTNYDDIDFSPITALTDGEVVTHSPVRDIRLASGRVLALITLDNGRDHTRPNTLGPATLTELGETLEGLRARAAASEIQAVGITGKQYVLAAGADLSGISRVGSKDNARLIAQLGHKVIGSLSDLGVPSFAFVNGLALGGGMEIALNSTYRTVDASAAALALPEVFLGIIPGWGGAYLVPNLIGIENALEVIISNPLKQNRMLKPQQAFELGLFDEIYPAANFLEDSLAWADAVLGGRKVERRNAPGKIERTVKWPVAIKMARGMLESKIGTVPRSPYAALELLDKAKSGTKEEGFAREDEALAELVTGDQFAASMYAFDLVQKRAKRPVGAPDKALAKKVTKVGIIGAGLMASQFALLFVRKLQVPVLITDLDQARVDKGVAYIQDEIGKLEAKGRLDGDTANKLRGLVTGTTDKSLYADCDFVIEAVFEEVAVKQAVFGEIEQIVTDDTILATNTSSLSVAEIGSQLAHPERLVGFHFFNPVAVMPLIEIVKTDATTDAALSTAFVVAKGLGKNAVLTADAPGFVVNRLLAKVMGEAARAVYEGTPVVAVEKAFGPLGLPMGPFQLIDLVGWKVAAHVQDTMVRAFPDRFYANENFHALAELDAVVEKDKGGRVTGWTKAAEKALKGQTGSSPASAETILRRVQDGLAQEIRIMLDEGVVPEVQDIDLCLILGAGWPFIDGGASPYLDREGASERVFGGTFHTPPIRGIDD from the coding sequence ATGACCAACTACGACGACATCGACTTCTCCCCGATCACTGCTCTCACCGACGGCGAGGTGGTCACGCACTCCCCCGTGCGCGACATCCGGCTCGCCTCCGGCAGGGTGCTCGCCCTGATCACCCTCGACAACGGGCGCGATCACACTCGGCCCAACACGCTGGGACCCGCGACCCTCACCGAGCTCGGCGAGACGCTCGAAGGGCTCAGGGCGCGTGCGGCCGCGAGCGAGATCCAGGCGGTCGGCATCACCGGCAAGCAGTACGTGCTCGCCGCCGGCGCCGATCTGTCCGGCATCAGCCGCGTGGGCTCCAAGGACAACGCCCGTCTCATCGCGCAGCTGGGACACAAGGTCATCGGCTCGCTCTCCGATCTGGGCGTGCCCTCCTTCGCCTTCGTGAACGGACTCGCGCTCGGCGGGGGCATGGAGATCGCGCTGAACTCGACGTACCGCACGGTCGATGCCTCGGCCGCGGCGCTCGCGCTGCCCGAGGTGTTCCTGGGCATCATCCCCGGTTGGGGCGGCGCCTACCTCGTGCCGAACCTGATCGGCATCGAGAACGCCCTCGAGGTGATCATCTCGAACCCGCTCAAGCAGAACCGGATGCTGAAGCCTCAGCAGGCCTTCGAGCTGGGGCTGTTCGATGAGATCTACCCCGCCGCGAACTTCCTGGAGGACTCACTGGCCTGGGCGGACGCCGTGCTCGGCGGCAGGAAGGTCGAGCGCAGGAACGCCCCGGGCAAGATCGAGCGCACGGTCAAGTGGCCGGTCGCCATCAAGATGGCTCGCGGCATGCTCGAGTCGAAGATCGGCACCGTGCCGCGCTCGCCCTACGCGGCGCTCGAACTGCTCGACAAGGCGAAGAGCGGCACGAAGGAGGAGGGTTTCGCCCGCGAGGACGAGGCACTGGCCGAACTGGTGACCGGCGACCAGTTCGCGGCCTCGATGTACGCCTTCGATCTGGTGCAGAAGCGTGCGAAGCGCCCTGTCGGTGCGCCCGACAAGGCGCTCGCGAAGAAAGTCACGAAGGTCGGCATCATCGGTGCGGGCCTCATGGCCAGCCAGTTCGCCCTGCTGTTCGTGCGAAAGCTGCAGGTGCCCGTGCTCATCACCGACCTGGACCAGGCTCGCGTGGACAAGGGCGTCGCGTACATCCAGGACGAGATCGGCAAACTCGAGGCCAAGGGCCGTCTGGACGGCGACACGGCCAACAAGCTGCGCGGCCTGGTCACCGGAACCACCGACAAGAGCCTGTACGCGGACTGCGACTTCGTGATCGAGGCGGTCTTCGAGGAGGTTGCCGTCAAGCAGGCGGTGTTCGGCGAGATCGAGCAGATCGTCACCGATGACACGATCCTCGCGACCAACACATCCTCGCTCTCGGTCGCGGAGATCGGCTCCCAGCTCGCGCATCCGGAGCGTCTGGTGGGCTTCCACTTCTTCAACCCGGTCGCGGTCATGCCGCTCATCGAGATCGTGAAGACGGATGCCACCACGGATGCGGCCCTCTCGACGGCCTTCGTGGTCGCGAAGGGCCTGGGCAAGAACGCCGTGCTGACGGCCGATGCGCCCGGCTTCGTCGTGAACCGCCTGCTCGCCAAGGTCATGGGAGAAGCCGCGCGCGCCGTGTACGAGGGCACGCCGGTCGTCGCGGTCGAGAAGGCGTTCGGGCCCCTCGGGCTCCCGATGGGCCCGTTCCAGCTGATCGATCTGGTCGGCTGGAAGGTCGCGGCGCACGTGCAGGACACCATGGTCCGCGCCTTCCCCGACCGCTTCTACGCCAATGAGAACTTCCACGCTCTCGCCGAGTTGGACGCGGTGGTGGAGAAGGACAAGGGCGGACGGGTGACGGGCTGGACGAAGGCCGCGGAGAAGGCGCTCAAGGGCCAGACCGGCTCCTCTCCGGCATCCGCCGAGACCATCCTGCGTCGGGTGCAGGACGGTCTGGCGCAGGAGATCCGGATCATGCTCGACGAGGGCGTGGTTCCGGAGGTCCAGGACATCGACCTGTGCCTGATCCTGGGCGCCGGCTGGCCGTTCATCGACGGCGGCGCTTCGCCGTACCTCGACCGCGAGGGAGCCTCGGAGCGCGTGTTCGGCGGCACCTTCCACACTCCGCCGATCCGCGGGATCGACGACTGA
- the dxs gene encoding 1-deoxy-D-xylulose-5-phosphate synthase produces the protein MPILPTITGPRDLDRLAPEELTELAAEIRTFLVENVARTGGHLGPNLGVVELTIALHRVFASPEDPIIFDTGHQSYVHKLLTGRQDFSLLRSRGGLAGYPQRAESPHDVVESSHASSSLSWADGVSRALTATGRGDRHVVAVVGDGALTGGMTWEALNNISDDNERNLVIVVNDNGRSYAPTIGGMSRYLNRVRTAAAYREMHRKSDRLFRAFGPFGRALFRGVRGGTRGFLSRFTNNVALYSNLDIKYLGPVDGHDIPALLETLSLAKDYGAPVIVHVITEKGRGYQPARDDVADQFHAVGRIDPKTGDALTASTGRSWSSVFADALVELGGRDEKIIAMTAAMLRPTGLAPFAERYPNRVYDVGIAEQHAVASAAGLAFGGLHPVVAVYATFLGRAFDQVLMDVGLHRAGVTFVLDRAGVTGPDGPSHHGIWDLAMLQIVPGIRIAAPRDATRLQELLGEATAVDDAPTVIRYPKGTVPEGLPAIERMADGVDVLARDETEDVLLVGIGPFTALALDVAARLRAQGIGATVIDPRWVIPVQPSVLELAARHRLVITLEDGIRVGGVGTRVRQVLREAGIDTAVDELGVPDEYIAHATRDQILHDAGLTAAKIAQDVVAQVLGKRVPVARQTGETGAIELPIHDRG, from the coding sequence ATGCCGATCCTGCCGACCATCACCGGTCCCAGAGACCTCGATCGACTCGCCCCGGAGGAGCTGACCGAACTCGCCGCTGAGATCCGGACCTTCCTCGTCGAGAACGTCGCCCGCACCGGCGGGCACCTCGGGCCCAACCTCGGTGTCGTGGAGCTGACCATCGCACTGCACCGGGTGTTCGCGTCGCCGGAGGACCCGATCATCTTCGACACCGGCCACCAGTCCTATGTGCACAAGCTGCTCACGGGCAGGCAGGACTTCTCCCTGCTGCGATCCCGGGGCGGTCTGGCGGGGTACCCGCAGCGCGCGGAGAGCCCGCATGACGTCGTGGAGTCTTCGCACGCCTCCAGCTCGCTGAGCTGGGCGGACGGCGTCTCCCGCGCGCTGACCGCGACCGGCAGGGGGGACCGTCATGTGGTGGCCGTCGTCGGCGACGGGGCGCTGACCGGCGGCATGACCTGGGAGGCGCTCAACAACATCTCCGACGACAACGAGCGCAACCTCGTCATCGTCGTCAACGACAACGGTCGCTCCTACGCGCCGACCATCGGCGGCATGTCCCGGTACCTCAACAGGGTGCGCACCGCGGCCGCGTACCGCGAGATGCATCGCAAGTCGGATCGGCTCTTCCGCGCATTCGGTCCGTTCGGCAGGGCGCTGTTCCGCGGAGTCAGAGGCGGGACCCGCGGGTTCCTGTCGCGCTTCACGAACAACGTCGCGCTGTACTCCAACCTCGACATCAAGTACCTCGGCCCGGTCGACGGGCACGACATCCCCGCCCTGCTGGAGACCCTCAGTCTCGCGAAGGACTACGGGGCACCCGTGATCGTCCACGTCATCACGGAGAAGGGACGCGGCTACCAGCCCGCCCGCGATGACGTCGCCGACCAGTTCCACGCGGTCGGGCGGATCGACCCGAAGACGGGCGACGCGCTGACCGCGTCGACGGGCCGGTCGTGGTCCTCCGTGTTCGCCGACGCGCTGGTGGAACTCGGAGGCCGAGACGAGAAGATCATCGCCATGACCGCGGCTATGCTGCGCCCCACGGGCCTCGCGCCGTTCGCCGAACGCTACCCGAATCGCGTCTACGACGTCGGCATCGCCGAGCAGCACGCCGTCGCCTCGGCAGCGGGACTGGCGTTCGGGGGGCTTCATCCCGTCGTGGCCGTCTACGCGACCTTCCTGGGCAGGGCGTTCGACCAGGTGCTGATGGATGTCGGGCTGCACCGGGCCGGAGTGACGTTCGTGCTGGATCGTGCCGGGGTGACCGGCCCCGACGGGCCCAGCCATCACGGCATCTGGGACCTCGCCATGCTGCAGATCGTGCCCGGCATCCGCATCGCCGCCCCGCGGGACGCGACACGGCTGCAGGAGCTGCTGGGTGAAGCGACGGCCGTCGACGACGCTCCCACGGTGATCCGATACCCGAAGGGCACCGTGCCGGAGGGTCTCCCCGCCATCGAGCGCATGGCGGACGGCGTCGACGTGCTCGCGAGGGACGAGACCGAGGACGTCCTGCTGGTCGGGATCGGGCCGTTCACCGCTCTCGCACTGGATGTCGCCGCGCGGCTGCGCGCGCAGGGGATCGGTGCGACGGTCATCGACCCGCGCTGGGTCATCCCCGTGCAGCCCTCCGTGCTGGAGCTCGCAGCACGCCACCGGCTGGTGATCACGCTCGAGGACGGCATCCGCGTCGGCGGTGTCGGTACGCGCGTCCGGCAGGTGCTGCGCGAGGCGGGCATCGACACGGCGGTGGACGAGCTGGGCGTGCCGGACGAGTACATCGCTCACGCGACTCGTGACCAGATCCTGCATGATGCCGGTCTGACGGCCGCGAAGATCGCTCAGGACGTCGTCGCCCAGGTGCTCGGAAAGCGCGTCCCCGTGGCGCGTCAGACGGGAGAGACCGGCGCCATCGAACTGCCGATCCACGACCGCGGCTGA
- a CDS encoding MFS transporter: MIAALLLVISKGRTWGWTSAPSLACVAVVVVGLALWIPFELRSANPLVDLRSTLRKPVMLTNVSGLLVGFSMFVNNLFAMQQLQLPPATGYGMGLSVSESALWLFPIGIASVFLSPVNGYLLGRFGGRLVLGIGAGIAILGFVIRIFAYGSPLEITIGYSVTTLGISMAYAAMPMLIMSAVPQSETASANGFNALIRMVGTSTSSATVAAVLAGTVLIEGVLYPRWSEIAAVNVLALVLMVSVVVLAWFLPRYARPGGSTRGS, from the coding sequence GTGATCGCGGCGCTGCTGCTCGTGATCTCCAAGGGGCGCACGTGGGGATGGACGAGCGCTCCGAGCCTCGCCTGCGTCGCGGTCGTGGTCGTCGGGCTCGCGCTCTGGATCCCGTTCGAACTGCGGAGCGCGAATCCCCTCGTCGACCTGCGATCGACCCTGCGCAAACCGGTCATGCTCACGAACGTCAGCGGGCTCCTCGTCGGCTTCAGCATGTTCGTCAACAACCTCTTCGCGATGCAGCAACTGCAGCTCCCGCCGGCCACCGGCTACGGCATGGGTCTCTCGGTATCCGAGAGCGCGCTCTGGCTCTTCCCGATCGGCATCGCGTCCGTGTTCCTCTCCCCGGTCAACGGCTACCTGCTCGGCAGGTTCGGCGGAAGGCTCGTCCTCGGGATCGGCGCGGGAATCGCGATTCTCGGCTTCGTCATCCGCATCTTCGCCTACGGGAGCCCGCTCGAGATCACGATCGGATACAGCGTGACGACGCTCGGCATCTCGATGGCGTACGCGGCGATGCCGATGCTCATCATGTCCGCGGTGCCCCAGAGCGAGACGGCGTCGGCGAACGGTTTCAACGCGCTCATCCGCATGGTCGGCACGTCCACGTCCAGCGCCACCGTCGCGGCCGTGCTCGCCGGTACGGTCCTCATCGAGGGCGTGCTGTATCCGCGGTGGTCCGAGATCGCGGCGGTCAACGTCCTCGCGCTCGTGCTGATGGTGTCCGTGGTGGTGCTCGCGTGGTTCCTGCCGAGGTACGCGCGACCGGGCGGCTCGACCCGAGGGTCGTGA
- a CDS encoding MFS transporter yields the protein MPAPPWLITGVIALSGLAASLNQTLVIPLLPGFPRALGITGDDAGWLITVTLMIGAVSVPVMSRLADMYGKRRALLTSLILLTVGSVISAFGADFVTLLIGRGFSGFGMTLIPIGISVLRDVLPSNRLGTAVALQSATLSIGGAIGMPLAGVLNDTLGWSSVFWVTAGVTAALVIATIVFVPTTPIRTGG from the coding sequence GTGCCTGCGCCCCCGTGGCTCATCACCGGGGTTATCGCGCTGAGCGGGCTGGCGGCCTCGCTCAATCAGACACTCGTCATCCCGCTCCTGCCGGGCTTCCCACGCGCCCTCGGCATCACGGGCGACGATGCCGGCTGGCTCATCACCGTCACCCTCATGATCGGCGCCGTCAGCGTGCCGGTCATGTCCCGCCTCGCGGACATGTACGGCAAGCGCCGAGCGTTGCTCACCTCCCTGATCCTGCTGACCGTCGGATCCGTGATCTCCGCGTTCGGAGCCGACTTCGTCACTCTCCTGATCGGGCGCGGCTTCTCCGGCTTCGGCATGACCCTCATCCCGATCGGCATCAGCGTGCTGCGCGACGTGCTCCCCTCCAACCGGCTCGGAACCGCGGTCGCCCTGCAGAGCGCCACGCTGAGCATCGGGGGCGCCATCGGCATGCCGCTCGCGGGGGTCCTCAACGACACCCTCGGCTGGTCCTCCGTGTTCTGGGTCACCGCGGGCGTGACGGCCGCCCTCGTGATCGCCACGATCGTGTTCGTGCCGACCACGCCGATCCGCACCGGCGGCTGA
- a CDS encoding enoyl-CoA hydratase-related protein codes for MNDQVQPGDEVLVERRGHTMLITINRPEARNACNQAVWIGVGDALEEAERDDDIRAIVITGAGDKSFSAGADLKAIARGEQIVPDGKYAEWSFAGFANHPVKKPTIAAVNGTALGGGMELVLAADLVVASETAIFGLTEAKVGLVAAAGGAFRLSQRIAPVVAMEMLLTGTPIDAERALALNLINRVVPQAEVVDAAIALAEQIGENAPLSVQAHKRLALGYTVDGERPADAAGWAATEVLMREVSASEDAKEGPRAFAEKRKPNWSGR; via the coding sequence ATGAATGATCAAGTCCAGCCCGGCGACGAGGTGCTCGTCGAGCGCCGCGGTCACACGATGCTCATCACGATCAACCGGCCGGAGGCGCGCAACGCGTGCAACCAGGCGGTATGGATCGGCGTGGGCGACGCGCTCGAGGAGGCGGAGCGCGACGACGACATCCGCGCCATCGTCATCACCGGTGCCGGGGACAAGTCGTTCTCCGCCGGCGCGGATCTGAAGGCGATCGCCCGGGGCGAGCAGATCGTCCCCGACGGGAAGTACGCGGAGTGGAGTTTCGCCGGCTTCGCCAACCATCCGGTCAAGAAGCCGACGATCGCCGCGGTGAACGGCACCGCGCTCGGCGGCGGCATGGAGCTCGTGCTGGCGGCCGACCTCGTCGTCGCGAGCGAGACCGCCATCTTCGGCCTGACCGAGGCGAAGGTCGGCCTCGTCGCGGCGGCCGGCGGAGCGTTCCGCCTGAGCCAGCGCATCGCGCCGGTCGTCGCCATGGAAATGCTGCTCACGGGCACGCCCATCGACGCGGAGCGCGCACTCGCGCTCAACCTCATCAACCGGGTGGTCCCGCAGGCCGAGGTCGTCGACGCCGCCATCGCCCTCGCCGAGCAGATCGGGGAGAACGCCCCGCTCTCGGTCCAGGCGCACAAGCGCCTCGCGCTCGGCTACACGGTCGACGGCGAACGCCCCGCGGATGCCGCTGGCTGGGCGGCGACCGAGGTGCTGATGAGGGAGGTTTCGGCTTCGGAGGACGCCAAGGAGGGCCCCCGGGCCTTCGCGGAGAAGCGCAAGCCGAACTGGTCGGGACGGTAG
- a CDS encoding TRAP transporter large permease, with product MLVLMFLKIPVAFALAIPSVVGVLALRPRAVVTMLQTMPYDEVASWSLSVIPLFVLMGLLHWRSGITDSLYGVANKWLGWLPGGLAISTNFAGTGLAAMSGSTISTTYALARIGIPQMLNQGYDKRLATGAVIVAGLPGQLIPPSVFLIVYAGIAEVPVGPQLMAGFGPGILVALLMAVMILAFSILRPSMAGRGKGADREPSTWKDRWTSLGKIWPLPVLMVIIIGGMFSGILTATEAGVAGALGALVITLFALRGKKPMKAVRVAAVESVSSVGSIFILIIGAAMFGTMLSLTGLGVAFTDWVIAMGLGRVELLLVIMVAYLVLGMFMDPLSILLLTVPMLIPTLEAMDISLLWYGVFCVFLGELAILTPPVGMLSFIVHKIVQSPDVNMGQKITLGNVFASVGWFLPMAIVACIILIFVPDIALWLPEMMAR from the coding sequence ATGCTGGTCCTGATGTTCCTGAAAATACCGGTCGCGTTTGCGCTCGCCATCCCGTCCGTCGTGGGCGTCCTCGCGCTACGGCCGCGGGCCGTCGTCACTATGCTGCAGACGATGCCCTACGACGAGGTCGCATCATGGTCGCTCAGCGTGATTCCGCTCTTCGTGCTCATGGGCTTGCTGCACTGGCGGTCTGGCATCACCGATTCGCTCTACGGGGTTGCGAACAAATGGTTGGGCTGGCTACCCGGCGGTCTTGCCATCAGCACCAACTTTGCCGGCACCGGCCTTGCCGCGATGAGCGGATCCACGATAAGCACTACCTACGCGCTCGCACGCATCGGTATTCCTCAAATGCTCAACCAAGGGTATGACAAGAGGCTCGCAACGGGAGCAGTGATCGTCGCGGGTCTTCCGGGCCAGCTCATCCCGCCGAGCGTGTTCTTGATCGTCTACGCCGGCATCGCTGAGGTGCCCGTCGGCCCCCAGCTGATGGCCGGCTTCGGCCCGGGCATCCTTGTCGCGCTGCTGATGGCCGTCATGATCCTTGCATTCTCCATCCTGAGACCCTCAATGGCCGGTCGCGGCAAAGGCGCGGATCGTGAGCCTTCCACGTGGAAGGACCGCTGGACGAGTCTTGGGAAGATCTGGCCGCTGCCGGTGCTCATGGTCATCATCATCGGCGGAATGTTTAGCGGAATCCTCACGGCGACCGAAGCAGGGGTGGCCGGAGCGCTTGGAGCGCTGGTCATTACGCTCTTCGCTCTCCGAGGCAAGAAGCCGATGAAGGCCGTGCGAGTCGCAGCAGTTGAGAGCGTTTCCTCGGTGGGTTCGATCTTCATTTTGATCATTGGCGCCGCGATGTTCGGCACCATGCTCTCTCTTACGGGACTTGGGGTCGCATTCACCGACTGGGTGATCGCTATGGGGCTCGGGCGGGTCGAGTTGCTTCTGGTCATCATGGTCGCGTACCTGGTCCTAGGGATGTTCATGGATCCGCTGTCGATCCTTCTACTGACCGTGCCGATGCTCATTCCGACTCTGGAAGCAATGGACATCTCGTTGCTTTGGTATGGGGTGTTCTGCGTGTTCCTCGGCGAACTTGCAATCCTCACTCCACCGGTCGGCATGCTCTCGTTCATCGTGCACAAGATCGTGCAATCGCCGGACGTGAACATGGGGCAGAAGATCACCTTGGGGAACGTCTTCGCGTCGGTAGGCTGGTTCCTTCCGATGGCGATCGTCGCCTGCATCATCTTGATCTTCGTTCCCGATATCGCGCTTTGGCTACCGGAGATGATGGCGCGGTAG
- a CDS encoding acyl-CoA dehydrogenase, translating to MALPITEEHQDLAQSVRALLEAEDALSTVRATYDGDLSGEARLWTRFGEQFLLGLHLSEENGGEGFSLAESAVVLEELGRGLSGAGVAASVAVTQAILEDATDEVKERFLPKLASGESRVGLGLSADLSAGSRGLTGSTGPVIAGLTADLLAVVNGEDLLLIEPSAAGVTLNPLENSLDPSLQLGEAALDLAADQVVVVAGAGWTAQHVARLAFAAEAIGASAAVLEQALEYSKVREQFGRTIGSFQAIKHHLANMLVANEQAVAAVWDAARTSVDNSQFAIAADVAISQALRAFIENAQQNVQIHGGIGFTWEHNAHLYIRRARALAALVAPEGEVLDEIYGWAAAGHTRKYTIDLPEEAEAYRAEAREFRKQFEATSGDAKRRLWADSGYMFPHYPKPYGRGADPVEQLIIEEELGDLELPFMGITWVLITLIQEATQEQVERWVMPTLYGDYSWCQLFSEPGAGSDAAAVSTRAVKVDGGWRLTGQKVWTSGAQNSNRGLITVRTDTSAPKHKGITAMVVDMQSEGVEVRPLREMSGDALFNEVFFDDVFVPDADVVGAVNDGWKVARATLGNERVSIGAGNSARFEAGDLPSVIADSGVEKDTWFTRAAAEMLVEEHTMRLLNLRSVARAVQASGPGVEGNIGKLLSAEHSQNVTELGMRIAGTAGVTGLRPTLSYEYLFARCYSIAGGTSEVTRNVIAERILGLPRDPLNK from the coding sequence ATGGCACTGCCAATCACCGAAGAACACCAGGATCTCGCGCAGTCGGTCCGCGCCCTGCTTGAAGCCGAAGATGCGCTGTCGACCGTTCGCGCAACGTACGACGGGGACCTCTCCGGAGAGGCTCGCCTCTGGACCCGCTTCGGCGAGCAGTTCCTGCTCGGCCTGCACCTCTCGGAGGAGAACGGCGGCGAGGGCTTCAGCCTGGCGGAGTCGGCCGTCGTCCTCGAGGAGCTCGGCCGCGGGCTGAGCGGCGCGGGGGTGGCGGCGTCGGTCGCAGTGACGCAGGCGATCCTCGAGGATGCCACGGACGAGGTGAAGGAGCGTTTCCTCCCGAAGCTCGCCAGCGGGGAATCGCGCGTGGGCCTGGGCCTCTCCGCAGATCTCTCCGCCGGTTCGCGCGGACTCACCGGCAGCACGGGACCGGTCATCGCGGGGCTCACGGCCGACCTCCTGGCCGTCGTCAACGGCGAGGACCTCCTGCTCATCGAGCCCTCCGCGGCGGGGGTGACGCTCAACCCGCTCGAGAACAGTCTCGACCCCTCGCTCCAGCTGGGAGAGGCGGCGCTCGACCTCGCAGCCGACCAGGTCGTCGTCGTCGCCGGTGCCGGGTGGACCGCCCAGCACGTGGCCCGCCTGGCGTTCGCCGCCGAGGCCATCGGCGCCTCCGCGGCGGTGCTCGAGCAGGCGCTCGAGTATTCCAAGGTGCGCGAGCAGTTCGGCCGCACCATCGGTTCGTTCCAGGCCATCAAGCATCATCTCGCGAACATGCTCGTCGCGAACGAGCAGGCCGTCGCCGCCGTGTGGGATGCCGCGCGGACGAGCGTCGACAATTCGCAGTTCGCCATCGCGGCCGATGTCGCGATCTCTCAGGCGCTTCGCGCGTTCATCGAGAACGCGCAGCAGAACGTCCAGATCCACGGCGGCATCGGCTTCACCTGGGAGCACAACGCTCACCTGTACATCCGTCGGGCGCGGGCGCTCGCCGCGCTGGTCGCCCCGGAGGGGGAGGTGCTCGACGAGATCTACGGCTGGGCCGCCGCGGGCCACACCCGGAAGTACACGATCGACCTGCCCGAAGAGGCGGAGGCCTACCGCGCTGAGGCCCGGGAGTTCCGGAAGCAGTTCGAGGCGACGAGCGGTGACGCGAAGCGCCGGCTCTGGGCGGATTCCGGCTACATGTTCCCGCACTATCCGAAGCCCTACGGTCGCGGTGCCGACCCCGTGGAGCAGCTCATCATCGAGGAGGAGCTCGGCGACCTCGAACTGCCGTTCATGGGCATCACGTGGGTGCTGATCACCCTCATCCAGGAGGCGACGCAGGAACAGGTCGAACGCTGGGTCATGCCGACGCTCTACGGGGACTACAGCTGGTGCCAGCTGTTCAGCGAGCCGGGGGCGGGATCCGACGCGGCGGCCGTGTCGACTCGCGCGGTGAAGGTCGACGGCGGTTGGCGCCTGACCGGCCAGAAGGTGTGGACGAGCGGGGCGCAGAACAGCAACCGCGGCCTGATCACGGTGCGGACCGATACGAGCGCCCCCAAGCACAAGGGCATCACCGCGATGGTCGTGGACATGCAGTCCGAGGGCGTCGAGGTCAGGCCGCTGCGCGAGATGAGCGGGGACGCGCTCTTCAACGAGGTCTTCTTCGACGACGTGTTCGTCCCCGATGCGGACGTGGTCGGCGCGGTCAACGACGGCTGGAAGGTCGCGCGCGCGACGCTCGGGAACGAGCGCGTCTCGATCGGCGCCGGGAACAGCGCGCGCTTCGAGGCGGGCGACCTCCCGTCGGTCATCGCGGACTCGGGCGTCGAGAAGGACACCTGGTTCACGCGGGCCGCCGCCGAGATGCTCGTCGAGGAGCACACCATGCGCCTGCTCAATCTTCGCAGCGTCGCTCGCGCGGTGCAGGCCTCCGGCCCGGGCGTCGAGGGGAACATCGGGAAGCTGCTCTCGGCCGAGCACTCCCAGAACGTCACCGAGCTCGGAATGCGGATCGCCGGCACCGCGGGCGTGACGGGGCTCCGGCCGACGCTGTCGTACGAGTACCTCTTCGCGCGCTGCTACAGCATCGCCGGCGGAACCTCCGAGGTCACGCGGAACGTCATCGCGGAGCGCATCCTCGGCCTGCCTCGGGATCCGCTCAACAAGTAG